GAAAAGGCACTGCAGAGACCATTAAATGTTCAACCCCCGGGTGGTGTTACTAACGAAGCCCCTTACTTTGTTGAAGAAATACGACGCTACTTGATCAACCGCTACGGCTACGACTTCGTTTACAAATCGGGCGCAACAATCTACACTACCCTTGACCTCGACATCCAAGCCGCTGCGAATCGAAGCCTTCTCGGCTGGCTGGACCGTCTGGAATCAGACTACCGTCTGAAACCGACAAAACGATTCTACGACTCAATCGCCAAGTCCGACACCACAATTGGTGAACCCGCTTATCTTCAGGGCGCGCTCGTGGTACTCGATGTTAAAACCGGCGAGGTCCGGGCAATGATTGGCGGCAGGGACTTTCGTGCCAGCGAATTCAACCGGGCAACTCAGGCTTTGCGTCAGGTAGGAAGTACCTTTAAGCCGTTTGTCTTCACCGCGGCGATTGACAACGGGTTAACCGCTGCCGACATTGAAGAAGACAACCCCATCACCCTGAAGATACCGGGCCAACCCGATTACCAACCCCACAATTACGACCAGAAATTTTTGGGTCCGATGACTTTGCGCCGGGCACTGGCTTTATCCCGCAATCTGGTTGCGGTCCGCCTTGCCGCCCGAATCGGTCCAGAACTTGTCGCCCGCTATGCCACAACAATGGGAATTACCCGCAAACTCCCGCCTTATTACTCACTTGCTCTCGGCTCAATCGAACTCACCCTTATGGAAATGACCAACGGTTTCAACACCATCGCCAACCAGGGGGTTCGGGTTAAACCGATAATGATTAACCGTGTTGAGGACCAGAACGGTCAGGTACTTGAAGAAAATCATCCGGAACCAATGCTCGCAATCAGACCCCAAACCGCTTACATAATGACCAGTATGATGCAAAGTGTGGTCAATGAAGGCACCGGCACCGCAATTCGCCAGGTTGGTTTTACCGGACCAGCCGCCGGCAAAACCGGCACCACCGACGATTACACCGACGCCTGGTTTATCGGTTCCACACCAACCCTTACCTGCGGCATCTGGATTGGCTATGACAAAAAAAGAACAATCTTCCGCGGGGCAACGGGTGGCGTTATCGCAGCACCAGTCTGGGGCGAACTTATGAAGCAAATCGCCCAGGACACGATGAGCACATTCCCGGTGCCACCGGACATCAAAACCAGCGCCATCTGTGAGCAGTCCGGCAAACTCGCCACCCCATTTTGCCCCCGCGCCCGCTATGAGGTGTTCATCAGTGGTACCGAACCCACAACCCTTTGTCCCCTTCACAACCGCCCCTGAAACACCGGCGCTCATAAAGATTTATCAAGCACTTTACCGGGCGTTTGGACCCCGGCACTGGTGGCCCGCGGAGACCCCGTTTGAAGTCATTGTGGGCGCCATCCTGACCCAGAACACCGCGTGGAAAAATGTGGAAAAGGCAATCACCAACTTGAAATCTGCCGGGCTATTAGAACTCTATCGATTGAACCGACTGCCCCGGCAAAAAATGGCCTCCCTTATCCGACCCGCCGGTTATTACAACATCAAGGCAAAACGGCTTCGGGCATTGACCGAATGGCTCGAAACTAACGGCGGACTTGAAAGAGTAAAAAGGTTTTCAACGCCGAAACTTCGGACTCAACTCCTTGACATTTACGGCGTTGGTCCAGAAACCGCCGACTCGATTCTCCTGTATGCGTTTAACCGCCCGGTCTTTGTCGTCGACGCCTACACTCGAAGAATTTTCAGCCGCTATGGACTCATATCAGGAAATGAACCGTATGAGCAGTTGAGAATTTGGCTGGAACAACAACTTGTTCCGTTAACCGGCAAGAGCAGGGCACGTGCCGTTGCTATCTTTAATGAATACCATGCCCTGCTCGTGCATCTCGGAAAAACATATTGTCGGCCCCAGCCAATATGTTCGGGCTGTCCGCTTGAGTCCGTTTGACTTTACCTTGATTCCTCCCTAACATACCATTTATGCTGTGGCTCTTACTGCTTCTGACCCAACTGCCACCCGACTCGCTTGCCTCGCCTTCAGACTCGACCCCAGCAGACATCATCTACTACGGTGGTAACCGCGCCCTTTTCCTTGCCTTAAAAAATCAGGTCGTTTTACTTGACTCTGCCTGGATTCGCTACCGGGATATGTCGGTTTACGCCGACTCCATCAACTATCACATCGACACCAAAATTGTCAGCGCCCATCGCAATGTAAAGTTCCGAACCGCAAGCGAAGAGGTTATCGGTCGCGAACTTTTCTACAATGTTGACACCAGAAAAGGAATGATGCGCCACGCTCGCACTCAGGTGGAAAATGGATATCTTACCGCCCGGGAAGTCTGGTTGGTAAAAGAAAAGGTGCTCAATGCCCGCAGTGCCGATTACACCACCTGTGACCGGGAACACCCCCACTACACATTCTTTGGACCCCGGGTCCGCTTGTTGATGGACGATGTCGCCATTACCCAACCGGTTCTGCTCCGTATAGGTCGCATCCCAATTCTTGCTGCACCGTTCTGGATTGTCCCGGTCGCATCTAAAAGAAAATCAGGCCTGATGCCCTTTAAAGTCGGCAATGCCCGGGACCAGGGTTACTATGCCAAAGGCATCTCCTACTACTGGGTTATCAACGACTATGCCGATGCCACTTTCCTTCTCGACTTAATGACGAAAAAGGGGATTCAACTCCGCACCGAAGGAGTGTACATTGTCGACCCTTATGTTCGCGGCTCAATCCAGGGCTCTTATATCCGGGAAATCTGGGACACCCTGAACCCTGGTCGTCCTCGCTACAGCTTCAACCTTGCCAGCACCGGTAATATAACCCCTGGGACCGATTTCACCATCCAGACCGAACTCATCTCGGACACCGCTTATGCCCCGGATTACGCCGAAGACCGCTTGGACTGGCTCAAACAGGAGGTGTACTCCTACGCTGCCCTGCGCCACCGTTTTCCCGCCCTGGGCCGGCTCAACATCCGGGCAGAACGCCGCACCTACTATATGCGGCACTATCAATACTCTTACCTCCCGGCTGGGTCATTCGCCTTCAACACCCGCACCCTGCCCGGTAACTGGGACTTCTCTCCTGCCCTGAGTTTTTCCCGCCGGGTCGAACAGTACGATTCCAGCGGTATTGACACCCTGTTGCGCCAGCGCCTTACCCCTGGAGTTTCCTTCAATCTCACCAGTCCCGAATACCCGTTTGGCAGGCTTGACATCAGCGACCAGTTTTCAATTACCGATTTTTCACGCCGCTCACTTACCGCAGCACCGTTTTCCTCACGTACCTTCAATCACGAAATCACCCTTGCCACATCTCAGAAAATTCTTGGAA
The nucleotide sequence above comes from candidate division WOR-3 bacterium. Encoded proteins:
- a CDS encoding LPS-assembly protein LptD is translated as MLWLLLLLTQLPPDSLASPSDSTPADIIYYGGNRALFLALKNQVVLLDSAWIRYRDMSVYADSINYHIDTKIVSAHRNVKFRTASEEVIGRELFYNVDTRKGMMRHARTQVENGYLTAREVWLVKEKVLNARSADYTTCDREHPHYTFFGPRVRLLMDDVAITQPVLLRIGRIPILAAPFWIVPVASKRKSGLMPFKVGNARDQGYYAKGISYYWVINDYADATFLLDLMTKKGIQLRTEGVYIVDPYVRGSIQGSYIREIWDTLNPGRPRYSFNLASTGNITPGTDFTIQTELISDTAYAPDYAEDRLDWLKQEVYSYAALRHRFPALGRLNIRAERRTYYMRHYQYSYLPAGSFAFNTRTLPGNWDFSPALSFSRRVEQYDSSGIDTLLRQRLTPGVSFNLTSPEYPFGRLDISDQFSITDFSRRSLTAAPFSSRTFNHEITLATSQKILGTFNTAEGINFKQNDDLRDTIPLEPDYSFYLTSSFSLYRVFGLSSSTIHGILHTVTPMMQFNYQPRVTPRGLFGKIEFTQPENALFILGINNGFQAKIGATKQKVDFGTANITTSFDLINHRFTPFNGNLSLRPLALFPIVDSGPVRNNLGLYLDGNISFNPDSMRFGQDFSAFTTFLWTHTITDTLRHREDGWELRLNHTIGKNVHMITGSVAFSYAGWRLGLNSLGYNITQRQVTDYSITLWRDLHCWEALVTLSGLGKQWRYDFEVRIKKLPDVRFGKSTFRAFLP
- a CDS encoding PBP1A family penicillin-binding protein produces the protein MSRPLRALLLTVLVGLVLITLFGIAVFLKLRADLPTPETILNFKAPASTRILDCKGRVIAELFQEKRRPVPLETIPACLVDAVVAVEDKRFYHHWGIDLIRVAGSIVANILHPGDLQGASTITQQLARSMFLTPKRTLSRKLKEMVLALELERHYSKQEILEMYLNQVWFGGSIYGVAAASEKYFGKHVSRLDPVECATIGAMIANPSAYSPYSHPERLIRRRNFFLTKLYRLGRLTKEEWEKALQRPLNVQPPGGVTNEAPYFVEEIRRYLINRYGYDFVYKSGATIYTTLDLDIQAAANRSLLGWLDRLESDYRLKPTKRFYDSIAKSDTTIGEPAYLQGALVVLDVKTGEVRAMIGGRDFRASEFNRATQALRQVGSTFKPFVFTAAIDNGLTAADIEEDNPITLKIPGQPDYQPHNYDQKFLGPMTLRRALALSRNLVAVRLAARIGPELVARYATTMGITRKLPPYYSLALGSIELTLMEMTNGFNTIANQGVRVKPIMINRVEDQNGQVLEENHPEPMLAIRPQTAYIMTSMMQSVVNEGTGTAIRQVGFTGPAAGKTGTTDDYTDAWFIGSTPTLTCGIWIGYDKKRTIFRGATGGVIAAPVWGELMKQIAQDTMSTFPVPPDIKTSAICEQSGKLATPFCPRARYEVFISGTEPTTLCPLHNRP
- a CDS encoding endonuclease III domain-containing protein yields the protein MRCSSVVPNPQPFVPFTTAPETPALIKIYQALYRAFGPRHWWPAETPFEVIVGAILTQNTAWKNVEKAITNLKSAGLLELYRLNRLPRQKMASLIRPAGYYNIKAKRLRALTEWLETNGGLERVKRFSTPKLRTQLLDIYGVGPETADSILLYAFNRPVFVVDAYTRRIFSRYGLISGNEPYEQLRIWLEQQLVPLTGKSRARAVAIFNEYHALLVHLGKTYCRPQPICSGCPLESV